From a region of the Citricoccus muralis genome:
- a CDS encoding putative selenate ABC transporter substrate-binding protein, with amino-acid sequence MRTPHRHLPWSVVGLGLAVALTASGCGGAPSDSPGAGGAAAAEEQEAGPLRISAIPDMDPSDLAEREEAMAVYLAEELGVEVEYVPVSDYAASVSLFGTGDLDLVFYGGLTGVQARLRTEGATVLAQRDIDERFRSVFIAHRDAGLEPVEDVAGLAELTDTRFTFGSESSTSGRLMPSYFLDQAGVDPAADLDGEPGFSGSHDLTIDLVESGSYEVGALNEQVWRSRTEAGTVDTETVQEIFMTPEYADYHWIGSPAVDEQLGDGFTADLRQALLDLDGSDPEEAALLEAYGAEAIIPSEASDHERIEEIGRTLGLIR; translated from the coding sequence ATGCGCACCCCCCACCGCCATCTCCCCTGGTCAGTCGTGGGCCTCGGCCTCGCCGTGGCACTGACGGCTTCCGGTTGCGGCGGTGCACCCTCCGACTCCCCCGGCGCGGGCGGGGCCGCGGCCGCCGAGGAGCAGGAAGCGGGCCCACTGCGCATCAGCGCCATCCCGGACATGGACCCCTCCGACCTCGCCGAGCGCGAGGAGGCCATGGCCGTCTACCTCGCGGAGGAGCTGGGCGTGGAGGTGGAGTACGTCCCCGTCAGTGACTACGCCGCCTCCGTCAGCCTGTTCGGCACCGGGGACCTCGACCTGGTCTTCTACGGGGGTCTGACCGGCGTCCAGGCACGGTTGCGCACCGAGGGGGCGACCGTCCTGGCCCAGCGGGACATCGACGAGCGCTTCCGCAGCGTCTTCATCGCCCATCGCGACGCCGGCCTGGAACCGGTCGAGGACGTGGCCGGCTTGGCGGAGCTGACGGACACGCGGTTCACCTTCGGTAGCGAGTCCTCCACGTCCGGGCGCCTCATGCCGTCCTACTTCCTGGATCAGGCCGGGGTGGACCCGGCGGCGGACCTCGACGGCGAACCCGGATTCTCCGGCTCCCACGACCTGACCATCGACCTGGTGGAGTCCGGCAGCTACGAGGTCGGGGCCCTCAACGAACAGGTGTGGCGGTCCCGGACCGAGGCCGGAACGGTGGACACGGAGACGGTGCAGGAGATCTTCATGACCCCGGAGTATGCCGACTACCACTGGATCGGCTCGCCCGCCGTGGACGAGCAGCTCGGCGACGGCTTCACCGCAGATCTCCGGCAGGCCCTGCTCGACCTCGACGGCTCCGACCCGGAGGAGGCGGCGCTCCTCGAGGCCTACGGGGCGGAGGCGATCATCCCCTCGGAAGCCTCCGACCATGAGCGGATCGAGGAGATCGGCCGCACGCTCGGCCTAATCCGATGA
- a CDS encoding PhnE/PtxC family ABC transporter permease, with protein MSPSGLTALTRLEGPGRHPSWQSGPHSGQQSGQRSSRRPDRPARWPRLGRGRTWATVWALVLVWSVGSWLAEDGPLVNTRGWPMFAEFFAAALTPDLSADFLARIAEATLTTLSFAILGTLLAVAGGLVVGVLISETWWAAGSPARGRSRASRTARRAGWLVTRLSLALPRGIHEAVWALLLLSVLGRDPLVGVLAIAIPFGAITAKVYAEIIDESARGPFEALRASGARRGPALLYAVAPIALPDLASYAFYRFECAVRSAVILGMVGAGGLGFELVLSFSGSRHSEVWTLIYTMVLLGAVVDRWGSGLRRAGGRRWRTGGTVLITAVLAITALVHLGPDLSRVFSARTAGLFAGLVDDLLPPALPDGGWSRLLEDSLETLQMSLVAGSIAGVAAVGVAFVAARGRGAGVSPVRRAAGTAARWLLLFTRSLPPPVWALLALFLFLPGPLPGALALAAYNFGILGRLCAEVVENLDRRSHDHLIAAGAPPLSAFTYGIVPQAGGRFLSYGLYRWEVAMRETVVVGVVGAGGLGRLLEDQRVAFDYGGMTGTILALVVLSALADLISSAVRRSLR; from the coding sequence GTGAGCCCCAGCGGCCTGACGGCCCTGACCCGGCTGGAGGGGCCCGGCCGGCATCCCAGCTGGCAGTCCGGTCCGCACTCTGGCCAGCAGTCAGGTCAGCGATCCAGCCGGCGACCCGACCGGCCCGCCCGGTGGCCACGGCTCGGCAGAGGACGGACCTGGGCGACCGTCTGGGCGCTCGTCCTCGTATGGTCCGTGGGCAGCTGGCTGGCCGAGGACGGCCCCCTGGTCAACACTCGGGGCTGGCCGATGTTCGCCGAGTTCTTCGCCGCGGCCCTCACGCCGGACCTCTCGGCGGACTTCCTGGCCCGCATCGCCGAGGCGACCCTGACGACGCTCTCCTTCGCGATCTTGGGGACGCTGCTGGCCGTGGCCGGGGGCCTGGTGGTCGGGGTGCTCATCTCGGAGACCTGGTGGGCGGCCGGCTCGCCGGCCCGCGGCCGATCACGGGCCAGCCGCACAGCCCGCCGGGCCGGTTGGCTGGTCACCCGGCTCAGCCTGGCGCTGCCGCGGGGCATTCACGAGGCCGTCTGGGCCCTGCTGCTGCTCAGCGTGCTGGGCCGGGACCCGCTGGTGGGGGTGCTGGCGATCGCGATCCCGTTCGGGGCTATCACGGCCAAGGTCTACGCCGAGATCATCGACGAGTCCGCCCGCGGCCCCTTCGAGGCGCTGCGGGCATCCGGCGCCCGGCGTGGGCCCGCGCTGCTCTATGCCGTGGCACCGATCGCCCTGCCGGACCTGGCCTCGTATGCCTTCTACCGGTTCGAGTGCGCCGTCCGCTCCGCCGTGATCCTCGGCATGGTGGGTGCCGGCGGCCTCGGCTTCGAACTGGTCCTGAGCTTCTCCGGATCTCGTCACAGTGAGGTCTGGACGCTGATCTACACCATGGTGCTGCTGGGGGCCGTGGTGGACCGGTGGGGTTCCGGCCTCCGGCGTGCTGGCGGGCGGCGTTGGCGCACCGGCGGGACGGTGCTGATCACGGCGGTCCTCGCGATCACCGCGCTCGTGCACCTGGGACCAGACCTGTCCCGGGTATTCTCAGCCCGGACCGCCGGCCTGTTCGCCGGCCTGGTGGATGACCTGCTGCCGCCGGCCCTGCCCGACGGCGGGTGGTCCCGGTTGCTCGAGGACTCACTCGAGACGCTGCAGATGTCCCTCGTGGCCGGGTCGATCGCCGGCGTGGCGGCTGTGGGCGTGGCCTTCGTGGCGGCCCGCGGCCGGGGCGCCGGTGTCAGCCCCGTTCGACGGGCAGCCGGGACGGCGGCCCGTTGGCTGCTGTTGTTCACCCGGTCCCTACCGCCGCCGGTCTGGGCCTTGCTGGCCCTGTTCCTGTTCCTGCCGGGGCCGTTGCCCGGGGCGCTGGCATTGGCCGCCTACAACTTCGGGATCCTGGGCCGGTTGTGCGCCGAGGTGGTGGAGAACCTCGACCGGCGCTCCCATGACCACCTCATCGCGGCCGGCGCCCCGCCGCTCAGCGCCTTCACCTACGGGATCGTCCCTCAGGCCGGGGGCAGATTCCTGTCCTATGGGCTGTACCGCTGGGAGGTGGCGATGCGGGAGACGGTCGTGGTCGGCGTCGTCGGTGCAGGGGGCCTGGGCCGGCTCCTGGAGGATCAGCGGGTCGCCTTCGACTACGGCGGCATGACCGGGACCATCCTGGCTCTGGTGGTGCTCTCGGCCCTGGCCGACCTGATCAGTTCCGCCGTGCGGCGCTCCCTGCGCTGA
- a CDS encoding SDR family NAD(P)-dependent oxidoreductase, which translates to MNEDFTAGHTSTPSTTSTMNAVGTERRTTRERVLVTGGAHGIGAAIAERCRQDGYEPVILDREGEDAIHGDLSDPDSTAQALERALADGPITRLVNNVGAVFPNAVTDQSLDQFDAAVALNLRSALQCIQALLPGMREAGFGRIVNMSSRAALGKELRVAYAATKAGLLGLTRVVALEEGRNGVTANAIGPGPIATDLFTRANPADSPKTKAIIESVPVRRMGSAEDVAHAASYLLDARSGFVTGQTLYVCGGLTVGRADV; encoded by the coding sequence ATGAACGAGGATTTCACCGCTGGTCACACAAGTACCCCCAGCACCACCAGCACCATGAACGCCGTGGGCACCGAGCGCCGCACCACCCGTGAACGGGTCCTGGTGACCGGCGGGGCCCACGGCATCGGTGCCGCCATCGCGGAACGCTGCCGCCAGGACGGCTACGAGCCGGTCATCCTCGACCGAGAGGGTGAGGACGCCATCCATGGCGACCTCTCCGATCCGGACTCCACCGCCCAAGCCCTCGAACGTGCGCTGGCCGACGGGCCGATCACACGCCTGGTGAACAACGTCGGGGCCGTGTTCCCCAACGCCGTCACGGACCAGTCCCTGGACCAGTTCGACGCAGCCGTGGCCCTGAACCTGCGCAGCGCCCTGCAGTGCATCCAGGCCCTGCTGCCCGGGATGCGAGAGGCCGGGTTCGGCCGGATCGTCAACATGTCCTCCCGAGCCGCCCTGGGCAAAGAGCTCCGCGTGGCCTACGCCGCCACCAAGGCCGGCCTGCTGGGCCTGACCCGCGTCGTTGCCCTGGAGGAGGGCCGCAACGGCGTCACCGCCAACGCGATCGGCCCCGGCCCCATCGCCACAGACCTGTTCACCCGGGCCAACCCTGCCGACTCCCCGAAGACCAAGGCCATCATCGAGTCGGTGCCCGTGCGGCGCATGGGCTCGGCCGAGGACGTGGCCCACGCCGCCTCCTACCTGCTGGACGCCCGCAGCGGCTTCGTCACCGGCCAGACCCTCTACGTCTGCGGCGGCCTGACAGTGGGACGCGCCGATGTCTGA
- a CDS encoding 3-hydroxyacyl-CoA dehydrogenase — protein sequence MSEQVAQPEKIAVVGGGSIGVAFALVFARAGHPVTVCEPEAGRREAVPGELAAKLTALSEAGLLTESPEAITTRVTVEPEMATAVAGAALVQECVPERLEVKRSIFAELGAATGPETVLASSSSAIPASQTAESLPAADRILVAHPGNPPFLLPVIELVPSPLTRSAVVASAHRLYAGAGMSPVTVAKEVEGFLFNRLQGAVLREAYALVRDGVATVEDIDTVMRDGLGRRWSFMGPFETSDLNTRGGISSHAEKMGPAYARMGAERGQHDPWTPELVAEVERQRRALLPLEHWEDRVAWRDERLIELLQTIEPSELSALSAPNIPHRIRKSDHDRNN from the coding sequence ATGTCTGAGCAGGTGGCACAGCCTGAGAAGATCGCCGTCGTCGGCGGCGGGTCCATCGGCGTCGCCTTCGCCCTGGTCTTCGCCCGCGCCGGGCACCCGGTCACCGTGTGTGAGCCCGAGGCCGGCCGCCGGGAGGCCGTCCCCGGGGAACTGGCCGCGAAGCTCACCGCCCTGTCCGAGGCCGGCCTGCTGACCGAGTCCCCCGAGGCCATCACCACCCGCGTCACTGTCGAGCCTGAAATGGCCACCGCCGTCGCCGGTGCCGCCCTCGTCCAGGAATGCGTGCCCGAACGGCTCGAGGTCAAGCGCTCGATCTTCGCCGAACTCGGTGCGGCCACCGGCCCGGAGACCGTCCTGGCCAGCTCTTCCTCGGCGATCCCCGCCTCACAGACCGCCGAAAGCCTCCCCGCCGCGGACCGGATCCTCGTGGCCCACCCCGGCAATCCGCCATTCCTGCTGCCCGTCATCGAACTGGTGCCCTCCCCGCTCACCCGGTCGGCCGTCGTCGCCAGCGCCCACCGCCTCTATGCCGGGGCCGGGATGTCCCCGGTGACCGTCGCCAAGGAAGTCGAGGGCTTCCTCTTCAACCGTCTGCAGGGCGCCGTGCTGCGCGAGGCCTATGCGCTCGTGCGGGATGGGGTGGCCACCGTGGAGGACATCGACACGGTCATGCGGGACGGCCTGGGCCGCCGCTGGTCCTTCATGGGGCCCTTCGAGACCTCGGACCTCAACACCCGCGGCGGCATCTCCTCCCACGCGGAGAAGATGGGCCCGGCCTATGCGCGCATGGGCGCCGAACGCGGCCAGCACGATCCCTGGACCCCTGAGCTCGTGGCCGAAGTGGAGCGCCAGCGCCGTGCCCTGCTCCCCCTGGAGCACTGGGAGGACCGGGTGGCCTGGCGCGACGAGCGGCTCATCGAACTGCTGCAGACAATCGAACCTTCTGAACTTTCCGCACTTTCCGCACCGAATATCCCCCATCGCATCCGAAAGAGTGACCATGACCGCAACAACTGA
- a CDS encoding cyclase family protein — MDEPRSPRWRHRPEPSTWGDFGPDDALGRINLLTPAKVAEGLAEVHEGRAFTLGLPLTLPGGNALNANRLPPVVRPTLRQGRSGANCIMEPLSPGSSDVLSDDLVVLHNQYSTQWDAFAHVGSMFDADGDGVPKPVYYNGFRAGIEVRGTTDPADCGIPSPGQPTTADLGPVGIGTVASHPVQGRAVLIDLAHHVGTDHQVVGFDQIRTVLDADGIEVRPGDIVTFHTGFAAKVLEMAGDPDPDVLHRYGAVLDGRDPALLDWITETGIAAIAADNYAVELYPATPAPAPASILPLHEHCLFKLGVPLGELWYLTDLAAALREAGRTAFLLTAPPLNLPGASGSPLNPIATI, encoded by the coding sequence ATGGACGAGCCACGGTCCCCGCGCTGGCGCCACCGGCCCGAACCCTCCACCTGGGGTGATTTCGGACCGGATGACGCCCTGGGCCGCATCAACCTGCTCACGCCCGCCAAGGTCGCCGAAGGCCTGGCCGAGGTCCACGAAGGGCGGGCCTTCACCCTCGGGCTGCCCCTGACCCTCCCCGGCGGCAACGCCCTGAACGCCAACCGCCTGCCACCCGTGGTGCGACCGACCCTGCGCCAAGGTCGCTCCGGCGCCAACTGCATCATGGAGCCTCTGTCGCCTGGCTCATCGGACGTACTCAGTGACGACCTCGTGGTCCTGCACAACCAGTACTCCACTCAGTGGGACGCCTTCGCCCATGTGGGCTCGATGTTCGATGCCGATGGCGATGGCGTTCCGAAGCCGGTCTACTACAACGGCTTCCGCGCCGGGATCGAGGTCCGGGGAACCACGGACCCGGCGGACTGCGGGATCCCCAGCCCTGGCCAGCCCACGACGGCGGACCTCGGCCCGGTCGGCATCGGCACCGTGGCCTCACATCCGGTCCAGGGACGTGCTGTGCTGATCGACCTCGCCCACCACGTCGGCACGGACCACCAGGTCGTCGGCTTCGACCAGATCCGCACCGTCTTGGACGCCGACGGCATCGAGGTCCGCCCCGGGGACATCGTCACCTTCCACACCGGTTTCGCGGCCAAAGTGCTCGAGATGGCCGGCGACCCGGATCCGGACGTGCTGCACCGCTACGGCGCCGTCCTCGACGGTCGCGACCCGGCGCTGCTGGACTGGATCACCGAGACCGGCATCGCCGCCATCGCGGCGGACAACTATGCGGTGGAGCTCTACCCGGCCACCCCCGCGCCGGCACCGGCCTCCATCCTGCCGCTGCACGAGCACTGCCTGTTCAAGCTGGGCGTCCCCCTTGGAGAACTCTGGTACCTCACCGACCTCGCCGCGGCCCTGCGGGAGGCCGGCCGCACGGCCTTCCTGCTCACGGCACCTCCGCTGAACCTGCCGGGTGCCTCCGGCTCACCGCTCAACCCGATCGCCACAATCTGA
- a CDS encoding LysR family transcriptional regulator, translating to MDIKMLQAFVMLAEELHFTRAAERLGVAQPLVSQWIRKLERELGEPVVGRTTRAVKLTAAGEAALPHARQVVESARLMTRAVHQEGVPLLGSVTLGYAGASSRPWLPGIARAVRRDAPGVDLRLRSMVYAGAAPSLVAAGDLDIAFGRRPLTYSGLEDRVFEYERVLVGVSTDHRLAGEEQIDIRGLASEPWVMFPAQQGSSVRDMGLRLANRAGFTPRLVQEAPDSYTILGLVAAGVGVTLTISSVAHVETPGLALRPLAGPARYLTATLLHRKKPNRATEAALEVLAALHPEPERPDGIVLD from the coding sequence ATGGACATCAAGATGCTCCAGGCGTTCGTGATGCTGGCCGAGGAGCTCCATTTCACCCGTGCGGCGGAGCGGCTCGGGGTGGCCCAACCGCTGGTCAGCCAGTGGATCCGGAAGCTGGAGAGGGAGTTGGGCGAGCCGGTGGTGGGGCGGACCACCCGGGCCGTCAAGCTCACCGCCGCCGGGGAGGCCGCCCTGCCGCATGCCCGCCAGGTGGTGGAATCGGCCCGGTTGATGACACGCGCCGTCCACCAGGAGGGTGTCCCCCTACTCGGATCGGTGACCCTGGGGTACGCGGGTGCCTCCTCGCGGCCGTGGCTGCCGGGAATCGCCCGGGCCGTCCGGCGTGACGCACCCGGAGTGGACCTCCGCCTGCGCTCCATGGTCTATGCCGGCGCGGCACCCTCGCTGGTGGCGGCAGGTGACCTGGATATCGCCTTCGGACGACGGCCCCTGACCTACTCCGGCCTCGAGGACCGGGTCTTCGAGTACGAACGGGTGCTGGTGGGGGTGTCCACGGACCATCGGCTGGCCGGTGAGGAGCAGATCGACATCCGTGGGCTGGCCTCGGAGCCGTGGGTCATGTTCCCCGCCCAGCAGGGATCGAGTGTTCGGGACATGGGGCTGCGTCTGGCCAACCGCGCCGGCTTCACACCGCGCCTGGTCCAGGAGGCCCCGGATTCCTACACGATCCTGGGATTGGTGGCGGCCGGCGTCGGTGTCACCCTCACGATCTCCTCCGTGGCCCATGTGGAGACCCCCGGGTTGGCCTTGCGGCCGTTGGCCGGCCCGGCCCGGTATCTGACCGCCACACTGCTCCACCGGAAAAAGCCGAACCGGGCCACCGAGGCCGCCCTGGAGGTGCTCGCCGCGCTTCACCCCGAGCCTGAGCGTCCGGACGGCATCGTCCTGGACTGA
- a CDS encoding phosphonate ABC transporter ATP-binding protein, translating to MTDPKAEPAPAVSLQDLTVSYRGHEDRSALDGITLRIQPGERVALVGPSGAGKSTLLGLCNGTVTPTSGQVQVLGTDPARASSRGLRALRSRIGSVHQHLNLVGPLRVVHNVNAGHLGSWGRWRALRSLVRPLHVDEAREALDRVGIAGHLHQRTDRLSGGEQQRVALARVLVQDPDLVLADEPVSSLDPARADEVMGLLCGVLSHDRPGRTLLVSLHDFDLAVRHCDRVVGLRQGRVVLDLPAAEVDAQARERLYELEPDR from the coding sequence ATGACTGACCCGAAGGCGGAGCCTGCCCCCGCCGTGTCCCTGCAGGACCTCACGGTGTCCTATCGGGGCCACGAGGACCGATCTGCTCTGGACGGGATCACCCTCCGGATCCAGCCCGGCGAACGGGTGGCCCTGGTGGGGCCCAGCGGCGCGGGCAAGTCCACCCTGCTGGGCCTGTGCAACGGGACCGTCACCCCCACCTCCGGCCAGGTCCAGGTCCTGGGCACGGACCCTGCCCGGGCCTCCTCCCGGGGGTTGAGGGCGTTGCGGAGCAGGATCGGCTCCGTGCACCAGCACCTCAACCTCGTGGGGCCCCTGCGGGTGGTGCACAACGTCAACGCCGGCCACCTGGGCAGCTGGGGCCGGTGGCGGGCCCTGCGCTCCCTGGTCCGCCCACTGCACGTGGACGAGGCCCGCGAGGCCCTGGACCGGGTGGGCATCGCCGGCCACCTGCACCAGCGCACCGACCGGCTCTCCGGCGGGGAGCAGCAGCGCGTGGCACTGGCCCGAGTCCTGGTGCAGGACCCAGATCTCGTCCTCGCCGACGAACCGGTCTCCAGCCTGGACCCGGCCCGCGCCGACGAGGTGATGGGCCTGCTCTGCGGAGTACTGAGCCATGACCGGCCCGGCCGGACCCTGCTGGTGAGCCTGCACGACTTCGACCTCGCCGTGCGCCACTGCGACCGCGTGGTGGGCCTGCGCCAGGGCCGCGTCGTCCTCGATCTCCCCGCCGCCGAGGTGGATGCGCAGGCCCGGGAGCGCCTCTACGAGCTGGAACCCGACCGGTGA
- a CDS encoding YciI family protein yields the protein MPFLIETYDAPERAQVRQDRYAEHLEFLSEHAELLLACGAKLSDDGTHAEGGIYLVDFETREDAEAFIARDPFSQGNLFREVVVRRWRKAYLDGHSFLPHPS from the coding sequence GTGCCGTTCTTGATCGAAACCTACGATGCTCCCGAGCGGGCCCAGGTCCGCCAGGACCGCTACGCCGAACACCTGGAGTTCCTGTCAGAGCATGCGGAACTGCTCCTGGCCTGCGGCGCCAAGCTCTCGGACGACGGCACTCATGCCGAGGGCGGGATCTACCTGGTGGACTTTGAGACGAGGGAGGACGCGGAGGCCTTCATCGCCCGCGACCCGTTCTCGCAGGGGAACCTGTTCCGGGAGGTCGTGGTGCGCCGCTGGCGCAAGGCGTATTTGGACGGACACAGCTTCCTCCCCCACCCCTCGTAA
- a CDS encoding DUF3151 domain-containing protein: protein MSSDASIVGKNLMQPAPTQLPEEPEVLARIEAGDLPEDIATRFPKSSLAWALMAEDAWAEGRTIDAYAFARVGYHRGLDSLRGAGWRGAGPVPYSHEPNRGFLRSLYMLGQAAAAIGEGEEVHRIEAFLVDADPTATEQIARG, encoded by the coding sequence ATGTCCTCTGACGCGTCGATCGTCGGCAAGAACCTCATGCAGCCCGCGCCCACGCAGCTTCCGGAGGAGCCGGAGGTCCTGGCGCGGATCGAGGCGGGCGACTTGCCGGAGGACATCGCCACCCGGTTCCCCAAGTCCTCCCTCGCCTGGGCCCTGATGGCCGAGGACGCCTGGGCCGAGGGGCGCACCATCGATGCCTACGCCTTTGCCCGAGTGGGGTACCACCGTGGCTTGGATTCCTTGCGGGGTGCGGGCTGGCGGGGTGCCGGCCCGGTGCCCTACTCCCACGAGCCGAATCGCGGTTTCCTCCGTTCGCTCTACATGCTCGGTCAGGCCGCCGCCGCCATCGGGGAGGGCGAAGAGGTCCATCGCATCGAGGCCTTCCTGGTGGACGCCGATCCCACGGCCACAGAGCAGATCGCCCGGGGCTGA
- a CDS encoding short-chain fatty acid transporter, which produces MTATTERPQRSQKGNILDRTAGFFTNLMDKYLPDPLVIAIMLTGLTMVLAILAQGSSPLEVVEYWGGGFWDLLAFTMQMTVVLLAGYILAKTPLVDRLLDALTIRISSPRTAIIVATLVGGIGSWLNWGFGLVMGGIIAQKLAMNVKGLHYPLAIAAGYSGFAVYGIGLSGSVPLLIATEGHFLQEQVGIIPLADTIFSPYLLLTNLAVLLFLPLFNMALHPKDPAKIKEMDRTSHAVDAPIKELDQRTTLAAKLNNSPIIGIGIGLIALVYAFNYFFQGGTLNLDAVNFMFLFLGIILFARPSAFLAAVNDGVKIVSGIIIQYPFYAGIMGILVGSGLVVSFADWFGTFSTAETLPFWSFISGGIINLLAPSGGGQWAVQGPVMMEAAQAMGANNAATAVAVQIGDQWTNMVQPFWILPVLAISGLKLRDVMGYMVLILVFLGVIFGAAVLLWGFLAV; this is translated from the coding sequence ATGACCGCAACAACTGAACGTCCACAACGGTCCCAGAAGGGCAACATCCTGGACCGGACCGCCGGGTTCTTCACGAACCTGATGGACAAGTACCTGCCGGATCCACTGGTCATCGCGATCATGCTGACCGGCCTCACCATGGTCCTGGCCATCCTGGCCCAGGGCTCCTCGCCCCTGGAGGTCGTCGAGTACTGGGGCGGCGGATTCTGGGACCTGTTGGCCTTCACCATGCAGATGACCGTGGTGCTGCTGGCCGGCTACATCCTGGCCAAGACCCCACTGGTCGATCGCCTGCTGGACGCCCTGACCATCCGGATCTCCTCCCCGCGCACGGCCATCATCGTCGCCACCCTCGTGGGCGGCATCGGCAGCTGGCTGAACTGGGGCTTCGGCCTCGTCATGGGCGGCATCATTGCCCAGAAGCTGGCCATGAACGTCAAGGGCCTGCACTACCCGCTGGCGATCGCCGCCGGTTACTCCGGCTTCGCCGTCTACGGCATCGGCCTGTCCGGCTCCGTGCCGCTGCTGATCGCCACGGAAGGTCATTTCCTGCAGGAGCAGGTCGGCATCATCCCACTGGCGGACACCATCTTCTCGCCCTACCTGTTGCTGACCAACCTCGCCGTGCTCCTCTTCCTGCCGCTGTTCAACATGGCCCTGCACCCGAAGGACCCGGCCAAGATCAAGGAGATGGACCGCACGTCCCACGCTGTCGACGCCCCCATCAAGGAGCTCGACCAGCGCACCACCCTCGCGGCCAAGCTGAACAACAGCCCGATCATCGGCATCGGCATCGGCCTGATCGCCCTCGTCTACGCGTTCAACTACTTCTTCCAGGGCGGCACCCTGAACCTGGATGCGGTGAACTTCATGTTCCTGTTCCTCGGCATCATCCTGTTCGCCCGCCCCTCCGCCTTCCTGGCCGCGGTGAACGACGGCGTCAAGATCGTCTCCGGCATCATCATCCAGTACCCGTTCTACGCGGGCATCATGGGCATCCTGGTGGGCTCCGGACTCGTGGTGTCCTTCGCCGACTGGTTCGGCACCTTCTCCACCGCTGAGACCCTGCCGTTCTGGTCCTTCATCTCCGGCGGCATCATCAACCTGCTCGCGCCCTCCGGTGGTGGCCAGTGGGCCGTTCAGGGCCCGGTGATGATGGAGGCCGCCCAGGCGATGGGCGCCAACAACGCCGCCACCGCGGTCGCCGTGCAGATCGGTGACCAGTGGACGAACATGGTCCAGCCGTTCTGGATCCTGCCAGTCCTGGCCATCTCCGGCCTGAAGCTGCGGGACGTGATGGGATACATGGTGCTGATCCTGGTGTTCCTGGGCGTCATCTTCGGTGCCGCCGTGCTCCTCTGGGGATTCCTGGCCGTCTGA
- a CDS encoding lactonase family protein — MMPNPAVGAGGSDAPAGADTVLVGTFNTPGGDTPALANAGGLVRTTGWPEHANAVAGGGPDAPSWLVRGRAGTVSEDRLYAALHLPEGEIAVLSPSPGNDVGWLTSQRVPTGGANTCHADLNPSGTWLAAASYDSGTLTVAPVLEGGLLGQPVAVQAPDGSGPVASRQEAPHLHFVLFLDDDRLLVTDLGADRILEYSLQDIVRNGVGTAPGDTAGVDVTDCPPSWVHLLPAGTGPRHLALLPQLPDAGIDGQQLAVVGELDSRLHVLDLEATAEGFREVAIVPTHGQDQDPGSAQDNLPSHLVVSPDGALIYVANRGRDTIGVIRRAGTPELLTEVPCGGNWPRHIALGHPGGAPTLLVALERDDAVVGLPLDADGIPEIAQTRITVRRPGFVLPAS, encoded by the coding sequence ATGATGCCGAACCCCGCCGTCGGCGCAGGAGGCAGCGACGCCCCCGCAGGGGCTGACACCGTCCTCGTGGGCACCTTCAACACCCCGGGTGGCGATACCCCCGCCCTGGCCAACGCCGGCGGGCTCGTGCGTACCACCGGCTGGCCGGAGCACGCGAATGCGGTGGCTGGAGGTGGGCCGGACGCCCCCTCGTGGCTGGTCCGCGGCCGTGCGGGCACGGTCTCGGAGGACAGACTGTATGCCGCCCTGCACCTGCCCGAGGGGGAGATCGCCGTCCTGTCCCCGTCCCCCGGCAACGACGTCGGCTGGTTGACGTCCCAGCGCGTGCCCACCGGTGGCGCGAATACCTGCCATGCGGACCTCAACCCTTCCGGCACCTGGCTGGCCGCGGCCTCCTACGATTCCGGCACCCTGACGGTGGCCCCCGTCCTCGAGGGCGGTCTGCTTGGCCAGCCGGTGGCGGTCCAGGCCCCGGACGGGTCCGGACCGGTGGCATCCCGCCAGGAGGCCCCGCACCTGCACTTCGTGCTGTTCCTGGACGATGACCGCTTGCTCGTCACGGACCTGGGCGCCGACCGCATCCTCGAGTACTCCCTCCAGGACATCGTCCGGAACGGGGTGGGGACCGCTCCCGGGGACACTGCGGGTGTGGACGTGACCGACTGCCCGCCATCCTGGGTACACCTCCTGCCTGCCGGCACCGGTCCCCGCCATCTCGCGTTGTTGCCCCAGTTGCCGGATGCCGGCATCGACGGACAACAGCTGGCTGTGGTGGGCGAACTGGACTCGCGGCTACACGTACTGGACCTGGAAGCCACTGCCGAGGGATTCCGCGAGGTCGCCATCGTCCCGACCCACGGTCAGGACCAGGATCCCGGATCCGCCCAGGACAACCTGCCCTCGCACCTGGTGGTCTCCCCGGACGGAGCGCTGATCTACGTGGCCAACCGTGGCCGCGACACCATCGGCGTGATCCGCCGTGCCGGGACCCCCGAACTCCTCACCGAGGTGCCGTGCGGCGGGAACTGGCCCCGCCACATAGCGCTCGGCCATCCCGGTGGGGCACCCACGCTGCTGGTCGCGCTGGAACGGGACGACGCCGTCGTCGGGCTCCCGCTCGATGCCGACGGCATCCCCGAGATCGCGCAAACCCGGATCACCGTGCGGCGACCTGGGTTCGTGCTGCCCGCTTCCTGA